The Branchiostoma lanceolatum isolate klBraLanc5 chromosome 5, klBraLanc5.hap2, whole genome shotgun sequence region CTTCTGTTTGTTGATGTCACATTCATAGGCATGTACATTTAGACATGACATTTGTTTTCGAGGAGAGGATTTCTTATAAGCATTTTGCTTTTTGCTCTATcttagataaataaatgtgaataaagtaaaatagatgaataaacatCATTACAACTTGTTAACATCATTATAAAAAGCCACCGGAAAGAACCATTCCTTAACCAGTCCTACTTATGTGAGCACCGAGGTGAACAATGCAGAGGACGCTGATGATCCTGTAGACTCTGATGGTGAGAAGTACTATTGTCTCGTTCCCAAAGCTCTTTTCAACTGTTCTCTGggttttctagaaaaatcaaGTTTGAAAAACGTACACCATGAGAGCAGAGTCATCCTTCTTGATCTGAAATTATTAGTAATTCTTTTTCTAGTGTTCTACATTTAAAGTTATCTTGGGTTTTGTTATTTGCTTATAAAAAGCTTGCAGTGCAAAAATAAGCCTCATGAGCCATGCGAGGCACTACCAAGCCAGGACTACACAGAGTAACTGACTGAAGCCCAGAGACTGGCAGAAGCTGTCGACCGTCTTCCGAGGCGCAAAGAGCCAAAAAATAAAAAGTGGTCCAATACTCTGAATCTATATTTTAACCCTCCCCTTGCTGCCTCAATGCACATTTAGTGAATGGATGGACTCCTTAGTAGATAGAATGTTGATGTAAGTCATCTGTCTTTACCATCCTCAGGTGAAGTACTGGGTTTTGAGAACCTGATCTTCAGTATCTTTGACTTCATCCACGGCCTGATTGAGACCCCCAAGTTCCGCAGCACTGTGAAGAAGAGCATGAGAGAGCTCATCTATTACATCATACCTTACATGCAAATTACCGAGGAACAGGTAGGGATGGTTGCCTTggattttctttcaattttgtgaTTGCATCAAATCTGTAAAATGGTTTTCATCTGTTTGTATGCTTATCTTTGTGAACCTTTATCTAGAATGAAAAAAGCTAGATGGGTGCTATTTCTCACTGTACATGATGTTTGATATGTATGAAGACAAAATGTGTTCAACTTGATATAAAAAAGGGGAAAATAAAGGACAACAGAAGAAAATGTGTTCCAACAGGTGACCTGAAAAAGTACCATAACTTACTTGTACCCATTACAATACAGCATGCTACTGGTAGAAAGGACCAAGGGTTATTACACATTGATCAAGAAAGTTTCCCCCTACAGATCAAAGTGTGGACAGAGAACCCAGACCAGTTTGTAgaggatgaagatgatgacACTTTCTCTTACTCTGTCAGGATCTCTGCACAAGATCTGCTGCTGGTAAGATTGTGTTATTTTATCATGTTGGGGATAAAAAAATGTTGGCATTTTACAGTGGTACACAAACAGTCACTGCAGCAATAGTCAAGTGGATAGAGAGCTCACTTTCCATGCTGCAGtgtttgaaaaatgataaatgttgCTTTTCTGGTTTGTCACTCAGCAAATATGAGTAAGGAAATTgacacagtacaaaatgtactactagtacCGATAGCCCGCAGCTGTAGTTACATCTGTGCTTGCATAACTGTGTGGCTCAagggaaaaggaaaaaaagatagCTTGTACCCTATACACCACATGGCTTGTAAAGACTTTaacttgaatacatgtacaaactaatCAGAGTTCTAGGCAGTGATTGTATGTACTATAATGTTCTGTTCCAGGCTGTGTCATCTGAGTTCCAGACGGAGAGTGCGGCTGGGATCACAGCAGCTGTCACGCAGCATCTGCAGGAGGCTGAACAGGCGAAGAACGCTGGCAGCCCTCACTGGTATGCAGATCTCTAGGATATCATTAGAATAATGGCTAACTTCTCACAATATTCATGGCATACCAAATCATAACGTCACTGCATGTATATAAACAAGGGAGGAATATTAGCAGCTCACATTATTATCCAGATCATTAGCATTGACATTGGAATAATGTTCTACTTCTCACAATTTCTAgatcataaaaaaaaacagttgatgTTACGATATTCATGCATTTACCTTGAAAAGTTCTTTTGGCTCTGTAGATACTAATAAAACATGCTTATGTGGCAAGCAGTACCTAATGACAGATCCTCGAAAAACATATAATTCCCTAGTTGcacttttgtaacttttgaatgAATTTGAGGTTTCCATTGATATCGATCAACCTTCTCTATTAGATACATACATGCTCTTTTTACCTAGCTATTGGTTTCATATGGGATGCTTACTTGAAAAGCAGTTTCCTCACACGTGTGTTTCTGTGTACCCTGTCCAGGTGGAAACTACACGAGTCCTGTATGCTGGCTTTGGGCTCCATCAAGAGTCTCATCATCGACATGTGTAACAGTGGGAAGATCCAGTTTGACCTGAACGGCTTCCTGACGTCTGTAGTGTTGGCTGATCTGAACATGCCAGGTACACCAGTTTCTGTTGAAAATTGTTAAATATATCACAAGATTTATGGTACAGTTAATTTATTTTAGTTTGTGAGGAcataatttcacagtaggaagGTTAtgggtgtgttacgccgaaaggcggttataccggctatacagatacagatacagataagggGGCCTTTGTAGTATTTTAACTTAAGATCAAGGTTGAAACAACCATAGTAACGCATACAAGTCAGTACACATGTTCATGGTGTGAAGAGTTCGCTGTGAGAGCTCACTTCGAAGAGCACCAACCAATATTTACAATTTAAAGTAGCACACTTGATGCAGCTCCTTGCTCTCCTGCTCTGTGGCATTTCTTTCTGTTTTGAGATCAGTAGACAGTAATATTTCTGGCATGGCAAGGGGAACATGTTTTTACCAGACTTTGTTTCTTGGGTTGTGAACCAGATAATGTTTTAAGACATGATAGAGTCATTGTGTTTTGATTTCATATTGTAAAGTGATATAGAAGTTATAACCAGACCATTTTCTTACCTGACAACGTCCTGTTTTTCTGTAGTTTCTCCATTCCTGTTGGGGAGAGCTCTGTGGGCTGCCAGCAGGTTCACCTTAGCAATGTCTCCTGAACTAGTACAAAGGTTTTTAGAAGCTACAGTGAATGGGCTACAGCCTAACCAGTCACCGTCAGTCAGAATATCAGCTGTACGAGCAATCTTTGGGTGAGATACTTCGTTATAGTTAAGTATTGTTCGTTAAGTATCATAAGAAGCTTGTATTAGGTCCATGTTTTCTCTCAAAGTTTTACTGACTTCTATTAAGTCAAAAGTTTTTGTTATGCATAGTATTTTGGCGAGATTTTCACCACCCTCTTACATTACCTTACCTTACGATCTTTTTAACCTACTCCCATCCTTGCATTAGAGGGTCTGGGACTATGGTAGCATAGTACTTCCAGCACCATCCTTCTCCACCCCACCCCCTCACATACAATCTGTCGAGACATATTTCCTGACTTAGCTAACTGCTACAAGTTTGGTCCTAGAGATAGATTCCTTGGAGTGTGAGAGGTTTAAGAATATCAACAAGTGAACACTTGTGATGTGCATGTAATACCTGTTTTTCCTACTGTTGCTCCCATCTTTTATACCTTTGATGTCCCATTGTTAATGTCCAGGTATTGTGACCACTTGAAGCAGTCAGGAAACACCCAGCTGCTGGTGCCGTATCTCCCCCACGTCACAGAAGGGCTCATCAGTATAGCAACACAGTACGCATCAGAGGTAACAGCTTCTCATACCAGTCAACAGTTTACATCCCTGCGATTTCGTGATATTTAGTTCTGCTAAAAGAATTTAAAAGTGATATTTAGTTCTgctaaaaaaatttaaaagtaaTCTGTCAATggagcatacatgtacttcttagTAGCTGTAGCTGTATCTCTTGACTTTTTTCCAGTGAAATTCTTTTGAAAGTTGGCATTTTCCTGATATGAACTTGGCATCTGAATGACCAGGTGATTTGAAATGCATTTGTATATCATTCAGTTCAGTGACCCTACCCTTCATTTTGAATGAAGTACAGGCTAATGCAAAGATTACATGATGATAGTTGCACTTGGAAGAATTAGGGCTCAGGCAAAGGTATGGTGAAAAGCAAAAAAGAAACTGATTCCAAAAAAATTCATCACAAAAATATTGACAGAAGAAAGACGCTGCAACAATTACACCCACCCCTGCATGATACTTCCATTCTTCCTAGACCATACAAAGAATTGATGCAATAAATTGTTACACTGAAGTTAAATTTTGTGTTAATCTCTTCACCCCCAGGTCCTAGCCCTGGTGTTAGAAACGCTCAGGATAGTCTTAACCATCGACCATAGTTTTACTGCCTCGTACGAGTCCAAGATCATCCCCCTGTCCATAGCCGTGTTCCTCAAGTATAACCACGGTAAGTCTGGAACCAGTGGCTGTAACAGAACCTTATCAGCTTTTTTTCTGTGATAATGTTCGTAAATTCTCTTCTTTGTTGAATGTAGTTTGCTGATTCAAATGTGTCCGTTCGTTTATAGATATAAAAAACagctattgattttttttgcaaacttaAGGAATGCACTGTCTTCTAGCAACAAAGTTTATGAATACATTTGCGGATTGGAAACTAGAGCTGAAAATGCCTAAAGTTGATAATGGACGAGAACTATTAAATTGACAGAATCATGTGAAGCCTTGTTTCATAGTCACAACTGTGGTAACAGAATATGTTACATCATATTACAGATCCCCTTATAGCTTCCCTGACAGAAGACATCTTCAAAGAGTTAGCAAGTATTCCAACGTGTCAGCAGGTTAGTTTCTGGAAAGCACTTCAAGCTTTTGTATTCAACCCCAACTTTGCTCCTCTACATTGTGGTATTCATACAATAGTCCTTGACACACACATTCTttcgttttgaaaaaaaaaaaactcctgaaatggaacagtcctaaattgtttatttgtttgttttccagcCTCTTCAGCAGAGGTTACTCCCCACCCTCATCAGCATCATGCAGGCCCCGGCAGACAAAGTACCACACGGGCTCTGTTCTGTAAGTACACTCACaagcaaaatgttttcaagTTCATTCTTCTTCACAGCTGTTTGAACAATGTTCTTTGTAATCTCTGTAGTGAGGAGGAAGTAAGAAACATGTTACCATGTACGAGCTTCTTCAACTGGCATCTTTAAACAGTTCTTAGTCTTAGAAGAACTTAGGCATAGGAATCACTAGCCCTTCTACATTATAGTAGTTACAGAACCAACTGCTACTGCATGCCTGCCAAGTCGGTATGGTATAACCAAGATAAACACAGATTTACTTGTCATAGGCACATAAAAAGTAGGACTGTGTCCAAATGCAACCTAGAGGTTTGTATGTtatattcagttttgttttctgcaTTACAGATCTCCATGGACATCCTGTGTGGTGTTGTTCGGAGCAGTGCCACCCCCCTGTCTGATGTTCTCATCTCCCAGGCTTTCCCTGCGTGTGCACAGGCTACACTTAGAACAGACGACAACTCAGCACTACAGGTAAGGTCATCCACACTTCATGAATAACTAGTTTATAAGTTTTTCTGTCTTAGATATCAAACACAAGATCTGAGTATTGTAAAAATGTAATTTAGGTCACCTTTAGCTATGGGTCAAATCAAATCTATAGATGGTGGGTGAACTACTGTTACGAATGACAAATATAAGAATACAAATGCTTCCAAAATATGCACCAACAAATGCACCATTGCCTTCCCCAAGTACATATTTTTTTAGGTCTATGGAAAGTTTGGCCATTAAGTTTCTGTATGTCTTGTTCAACAATATTCcacattttttaaatcattgcCATAATGATTGTGTTTCAGAGTGGAGGTGAATGTATACGGGCGTATGTCTCTGTCGCCTGCGAACAGATAATCGCGTGGCACGACGACGCTGGCAACAATGGCATATACTACGTCATCCAAGTCGCCTTGCACCTCCTGGACCCGCGGACGTCCGAGTTCTGCGCGTCGTTCGTGGGGAAGCTGCTGACGGCCCTGTTTAAGAAGGCCGGGGAGAGATTAGGGGACAGTCTGGACATGCTGCTGAGAGCAGTGCTGAGTAAACTGCAGCAGGCGGAGACACTCAGTGTCATACAGGTAGTCCACTTGTTTTTCTACAATAAGAGTATCTATCAAAGTTTTGAAGGATCTTCTGTAAAATACAGTCTAGGTTTTGTAGAGCCTTGATGATaaatgtaaggcaaagacaGTAACGTTTCATCTTAGACCTTAAGTAGGTAAACTGCAAATTGTAAGTTTTAAGATGAAAGAATAATGTTGTATCATGTTTGTATCGTGGGTTTTTATGTATCTTTTTGAATGTATGTGCTtgcatgtgtgtatttgtgtgtggcAAATTGATGTGCttgaatatgtgtgtgtgtgtgtgtgtgtgtcaggcAAATTTCCAAGTAGTAACTGAATCATTCTGTAATTCTTACTCCAGTCCTTAGTGATGGTGTTTGCCCACCTGATGCACACTCGTCTAGAGGACCTGTTGGAGTTCCTGTGCAGCGTGCCCGGCCCCACGGGAAACACAGCCCTGGAGTTCGTCCTCTCAGAGTGGTGTGAGAAACAACACCTGTTCTATGGAGCATATGAAGGGAAAGTAAGGTAGGTCCAGCGTTAGTGCTTGTGTTCATGATGGCAGAGTGAGATGTGATTTCTAGCTGATTATGATGGGGTCATGGCTTATCAATGGTTGTGACTATGATAAGATATACATTTCCGTAGTCTCCTGTCTTAGCCTCTaacatgatatttgaaattgtAGCCTTAAACTTAATATTTGAAAGCTAATTCTCATAACTGAGTTGTAGCAACATTCTTTAGCACTTTTTagttatatgaatgaatgaaatcaagACTTTGACAAATGACACCTTTCCTCCAGTATACAGTAGATTTACCGTACAGACTCTAAAATGTCCTCAGTTACATTGGATTGCAGCATTAAAGATGTCCAAGACCTGTACTAAGAGTAACATGCATGTTCTCTCTGTTGGTCTCAGTTCTGTAGCGTTGTCCAAACTGCTGAGCCATGGGATCAGCAAGAACAACGATGTAACAAAGAAGTTACAGGAGGTGACGGTCAAGGGCGACCAGATCTTCAACCACGAGGGAATCAGGACTAGATCCAAGGCAGCGTCCCGTAAGTTGAACACTGCCCCACTATAGTCCAGTCTCAAGCTTAAAGTCTAaagtagtagtatccattatttgattatactacTGCTGGGGTCCCTGTCACTAGTCGACTAGTCTTCACACTGTacttccaagcggctctgtccagcaggTCCACGCTGGTGTGGCCGcacaccttaatgtccttcTTGACACAATCCATCCAAGATTCCTCGGTCTACCGCAACCTCTGTTGCCTGGCAACTGCAATTTGGCGATGGTGTTGATGCAGCCACTGGCTCTTTCAAAGTGTTCGTACCACCAGAGTTGGTGAGACCGAGCTTTAAGTTGCACATATTTTCCTTCCTTTCAGAGCCGGAGCAGTGGACCATGGTTCCAGTCCTGGTGAAGTTGTACAAGCTGCTGATCAACGAGCTGTCCAGTCAGATTGAGAACAACATGTCCAGACAGGCCTCCGCAGGTGGAGAGGACCTGGACGATGTGAGTTCAGCCAGTTTGTGATGTTCTGAAGGCTAAGAAATGGTACTTAATACTTGTGAAACATG contains the following coding sequences:
- the LOC136434781 gene encoding importin-9-like isoform X1 — encoded protein: MAAQGADVSRSLKEALLESLTAILSPQHEVRIAGEEQIKVLEVTEEFGVHLAEFTVDPQGALAIRQLASVVLKQYVETHWSAQSEKFRPPETTEQAKHHIRQLLPIGLKESISKVRSSVAYAISAIAHWDWPEAWPDLFLQLMQALTSGDFNAVHGAMRVLTEFTREVTDAQMPQVAPVILPEMYKIFTQAEVYSIRTRGRAVEIFTTCANLIYTINEINKGAAKTLLFPVLNQFVEALGQALSVPDGPTSDSGLRMEVLKALTALVKNFPKQMLGWMAQILPAVWTIFTQSASFYVSTEVNNAEDADDPVDSDGEVLGFENLIFSIFDFIHGLIETPKFRSTVKKSMRELIYYIIPYMQITEEQIKVWTENPDQFVEDEDDDTFSYSVRISAQDLLLAVSSEFQTESAAGITAAVTQHLQEAEQAKNAGSPHWWKLHESCMLALGSIKSLIIDMCNSGKIQFDLNGFLTSVVLADLNMPVSPFLLGRALWAASRFTLAMSPELVQRFLEATVNGLQPNQSPSVRISAVRAIFGYCDHLKQSGNTQLLVPYLPHVTEGLISIATQYASEVLALVLETLRIVLTIDHSFTASYESKIIPLSIAVFLKYNHDPLIASLTEDIFKELASIPTCQQPLQQRLLPTLISIMQAPADKVPHGLCSISMDILCGVVRSSATPLSDVLISQAFPACAQATLRTDDNSALQSGGECIRAYVSVACEQIIAWHDDAGNNGIYYVIQVALHLLDPRTSEFCASFVGKLLTALFKKAGERLGDSLDMLLRAVLSKLQQAETLSVIQSLVMVFAHLMHTRLEDLLEFLCSVPGPTGNTALEFVLSEWCEKQHLFYGAYEGKVSSVALSKLLSHGISKNNDVTKKLQEVTVKGDQIFNHEGIRTRSKAASQPEQWTMVPVLVKLYKLLINELSSQIENNMSRQASAGGEDLDDEEGWDDDDDDDAGDEEAMGQTLSQLLDVGGAGMYGYDDFDDEEEDDPDAAKDELNQVDLQAYLTDYLQQLAQQPCHSAFLQHLTDSEKRVLASIGIPV
- the LOC136434781 gene encoding importin-9-like isoform X2 yields the protein MAAQGADVSRSLKEALLESLTAILSPQHEVRIAGEEQIKVLEVTEEFGVHLAEFTVDPQGALAIRQLASVVLKQYVETHWSAQSEKFRPPETTEQAKHHIRQLLPIGLKESISKVRSSVAYAISAIAHWDWPEAWPDLFLQLMQALTSGDFNAVHGAMRVLTEFTREVTDAQMPQVAPVILPEMYKIFTQAEVYSIRTRGRAVEIFTTCANLIYTINEINKGAAKTLLFPVLNQFVEALGQALSVPDGPTSDSGLRMEVLKALTALVKNFPKQMLGWMAQILPAVWTIFTQSASFYVSTEVNNAEDADDPVDSDGEVLGFENLIFSIFDFIHGLIETPKFRSTVKKSMRELIYYIIPYMQITEEQIKVWTENPDQFVEDEDDDTFSYSVRISAQDLLLAVSSEFQTESAAGITAAVTQHLQEAEQAKNAGSPHWWKLHESCMLALGSIKSLIIDMCNSGKIQFDLNGFLTSVVLADLNMPVSPFLLGRALWAASRFTLAMSPELVQRFLEATVNGLQPNQSPSVRISAVRAIFGYCDHLKQSGNTQLLVPYLPHVTEGLISIATQYASEVLALVLETLRIVLTIDHSFTASYESKIIPLSIAVFLKYNHDPLIASLTEDIFKELASIPTCQQPLQQRLLPTLISIMQAPADKVPHGLCSISMDILCGVVRSSATPLSDVLISQAFPACAQATLRTDDNSALQSGGECIRAYVSVACEQIIAWHDDAGNNGIYYVIQVALHLLDPRTSEFCASFVGKLLTALFKKAGERLGDSLDMLLRAVLSKLQQAETLSVIQSLVMVFAHLMHTRLEDLLEFLCSVPGPTGNTALEFVLSEWCEKQHLFYGAYEGKVSSVALSKLLSHGISKNNDVTKKLQEVTVKGDQIFNHEGIRTRSKAASQPEQWTMVPVLVKLYKLLINELSSQIENNMSRQASAGGEDLDDEEGWDDDNVVNL